The DNA window TGGACTCTACGCGGTGGGTAACACCTCCGCGCCGGTGATGGGCCGCAGCTACGCCGGTGCCGGGGCAACCATCGGCCCAGCCATGACCTTCGGCTATGTCGCGGCGAAACACGTTGCGGCCCAAGCGGCCAACCGAGCCATTAATACTCATAGGAGGTAAGGATGAAAATCTCACTGTTCTACGAATTCGCTCTGCCGCGGCCCTGGGCGCCCGACGACGAACACGTCATGCTGCAGGACTGTCTCAACGAGGTCGAGGCCGCCGACAAAGCGGGATTCTCCACCGTGTGGCTGACCGAGCACCATTTTCTCGAGGAGTACTGCCACTCGACGGCACCGGAGATCTTCTTGGCCGCGGCCAGCCAGCGGACCAAGAACATCCGGCTGGGATTCGGGATCATGCACCTGCCGCCGGTGGTCAATCACCCCGCCCGCGTGGCCGAACGCATCGCCACCCTCGACCTGCTGTCCAACGGTCGCGTCGAATTCGGGACCGGGGAATCATCGTCGGTCGGCGAACTCGGCGGATTCAACATCGACCCCGCCGACAAGCGGGCACAGTGGGAAGAGGCCCTCGAGGTTTCGATCCGCTGCATGATCGAAGAGCCGTTTACCGGCTTCAACGGCGAACACGTCCAGATGCCGGCGCGCAACGTCGTTCCCAAGCCGCTGCAAAAGCCGCATCCGCCGGTCTGGGTCGCCTGCACGCGACCCGCCAGCGTGCAGATGGCCGCCCAAAAGGCGATCGGGGCTTTGAGTTTCGCCTACACCGGGCCCGGCCCGCTGACCGAGCGGGTGAACGGCTACTACAAAGAGTTCGAGGAGAACGGTGTCCCGGTCACTCCCCGAATCAACCCGAACATCCTGGCCATCGGCGGTGACCTCTCGATGATGGTGGCCAAGACCGATGAGCAGGCGCTGCAGCGGCTCGGACAGGGCGGCGGTTTCTTCTCGTTCGGAATCATGCACTACTACATGACGGGAGTGCACACGCCGGGACGGACCGGGGTGTGGAAGCGCTATCTCGAAGAGGTGGAAAAGGATCCGACGCTGGCGTACGGGCCGGGCCGCGGTGCCATCGGATCTCCGGCCACGGTGCGCGAGTTCCTGCGCGGCTACGAAGAAAGCGGCGTCGACGAGATCATCTTGCTGCTCAACCCGCGCAGCCACGAGGGCACCATGGAATCCATCGAGCTGATGGGCAAAGAGGTGCTCCCCGAATTCATTGAGCGCGACGCCAAGGCGGTGGTGGAAAAGGCGAAGCGGCTCGAACCCGTCATCGAGAAGGTGGAGGCACGCCGGCCGAAATCGACCGCACCGCAATTCGACGAGGATTACTCGTTTGGTGGACTCCCGACTGGTCGTGGCGGTAAGTTCACCGCCAGCGAGATCCCCGAAGCCATGGCGGAGATCAACGAAGGCCGCGTCCAGGCCGCACAGCGCGCAAAGGAACAGCAGAAGTAGTGCCGGAAGGCATCTGAGTCGGAGGATTTCGGGGCGAGCCTTGCGAGACATCGACGAGCTGTGGCGCTACGACGGCCGCCGTGCGGTGGTCACCGGGTGTGCTTCCGGCATCGGCGAACACGTGGTCCGGCAGCTCGCCGAGCTTGGGGCCGAGGTCGTCGGGCTGGACAAGCGGCAACCCGACATCGCTATCGATGAGTTTCACGAAATCGACCTGGCCGATCAAACGTCGATCGAGTCGGCGGTGGCCGCGGTCACGGACCCAGTTGATGCGCTGTTCAATGTTGCGGGTGTGTCATCAGGGATCGGCGATCCGCGACGGGTCGTGACCATCAACTTCTTGGGGATGCGTCACATCACCGAGGCGCTGATCCCGAAGATGCCTGTGGGGTCGTCCATTGTGAGCGTGTCATCGCTTGCGGCGGCCGGATACCGGGAGCATCTGCGGGAGGTGGCGCCGCTGCTTCATACCGCGTCGATGCGGGAGGGCATCGACTGGTGCGCCGGGAATCCCGATGCGCTGGGCACCGGCTACCAGTTGTCCAAGGAAGCGATCATCCTGTACACCATGCGCGGCGCAACACCGCTGGGCGCGCGGGGAATCCGCATCAACTGCACCGGTCCCGGGGTCACCGAGACGCCGATCCTGGACCAGCTGCGCACGGCCTACGGGCAAGGCTTTCTCGACGACATTCCCAAACCGCTGGGTCGTGTTTCCGGTCCCGCCGAGCAAGCCTCGGTACTGCTCTTCCTGAATAGCAATGCCGCCAGCTATATTTCGGGCCAGGTGTTGTGGGTGGACGGCGGAAACGTGGGCGCCGCAATCGCCCGTGAACTCGAGGAAGGGCGGGCCGATGGCCGACTTGACTGATTTTCGGCGGGTCGCGCGAGACGTCTCCAATTGGGGGCGGTGGGGGAACGACGACGAGCTCGGCACGTTGAACTTCATTACCGCGGACAAGGTCGCCCAGGCGGCCGGCCTGGTCAGGCATGGCAAGGTGTTTCCGCTCGGCGTCGACTTCGGCGCCTCCGGTCCGCAAGGCGCCTTCGAGTTTCGGCATAACCCGGTGCACATCATGACCGTCGATGGCGGAGACGTGCACACGCTGGCCAAGTACGGGCCCAGCTGGCCACGTAATCCGTTGGCCCAGCAGTTGAGTAGCTACATGACGGCCGACAACCCGTTCCGCTTCAACGACGACATCATCATCATGCCGTTGCAGGCGGCAAGCCAATGGGATGCGCTGTCGCACGTCTACTACGACGATTACCTCTACAACGGCTTCGCGGCGGATTCGGTGACCAGTCTGGGCGCCTACCACTGTGGCATCGACAAGGTTGACGTCAAGGGCATCACCTCCCGGGGTGTGCTGCTGGACTTGGTTCGCCATCGCGGTGCCGAGGTCTTCCTCGAAGCGGGAAACCCGATTTCCCCGGAGGAACTCGACGACGTGGTCCGCGCGCAGGGCGTGACAATCGAGCCGGGCGACATTGTGGTGATCCGGACCGGCTGGTGGACAAGGTTTCTCATGACCGGAAACAAGACCGAAGGTTATTCCGGACTGGACTGGCGATGCGCCCAG is part of the Mycobacterium mantenii genome and encodes:
- a CDS encoding LLM class flavin-dependent oxidoreductase, whose amino-acid sequence is MKISLFYEFALPRPWAPDDEHVMLQDCLNEVEAADKAGFSTVWLTEHHFLEEYCHSTAPEIFLAAASQRTKNIRLGFGIMHLPPVVNHPARVAERIATLDLLSNGRVEFGTGESSSVGELGGFNIDPADKRAQWEEALEVSIRCMIEEPFTGFNGEHVQMPARNVVPKPLQKPHPPVWVACTRPASVQMAAQKAIGALSFAYTGPGPLTERVNGYYKEFEENGVPVTPRINPNILAIGGDLSMMVAKTDEQALQRLGQGGGFFSFGIMHYYMTGVHTPGRTGVWKRYLEEVEKDPTLAYGPGRGAIGSPATVREFLRGYEESGVDEIILLLNPRSHEGTMESIELMGKEVLPEFIERDAKAVVEKAKRLEPVIEKVEARRPKSTAPQFDEDYSFGGLPTGRGGKFTASEIPEAMAEINEGRVQAAQRAKEQQK
- a CDS encoding cyclase family protein, which gives rise to MADLTDFRRVARDVSNWGRWGNDDELGTLNFITADKVAQAAGLVRHGKVFPLGVDFGASGPQGAFEFRHNPVHIMTVDGGDVHTLAKYGPSWPRNPLAQQLSSYMTADNPFRFNDDIIIMPLQAASQWDALSHVYYDDYLYNGFAADSVTSLGAYHCGIDKVDVKGITSRGVLLDLVRHRGAEVFLEAGNPISPEELDDVVRAQGVTIEPGDIVVIRTGWWTRFLMTGNKTEGYSGLDWRCAQWLHDHQIAAVAADNLQVEDLVSGVDGITFPLHLLCLRDMGMIFGEYWDLAALAEDCAADGVYEFQLVAPPLRVVGAVGSPVNPIAIK
- a CDS encoding coniferyl-alcohol dehydrogenase, with the protein product MRDIDELWRYDGRRAVVTGCASGIGEHVVRQLAELGAEVVGLDKRQPDIAIDEFHEIDLADQTSIESAVAAVTDPVDALFNVAGVSSGIGDPRRVVTINFLGMRHITEALIPKMPVGSSIVSVSSLAAAGYREHLREVAPLLHTASMREGIDWCAGNPDALGTGYQLSKEAIILYTMRGATPLGARGIRINCTGPGVTETPILDQLRTAYGQGFLDDIPKPLGRVSGPAEQASVLLFLNSNAASYISGQVLWVDGGNVGAAIARELEEGRADGRLD